A genome region from Tenrec ecaudatus isolate mTenEca1 chromosome 13, mTenEca1.hap1, whole genome shotgun sequence includes the following:
- the LOC142423951 gene encoding transcription elongation factor 1 homolog — protein sequence MGRGKPKQKPPPKKKRTGTLDTEFTCPFCNHPKACEAKMDRARGKAVISCGVCFEAFQAPITHLSDPVDVYNAWVDACEEANQEQPQRSAPEAT from the coding sequence atggggcgcggcaagcctaagcagaagccgcctcccaagaagaagaggaccggcaccctggacacggagttcacctgccccttctgcaaccaccccaaggcttgtgaagcaaagatggaccgtgcccgcggcaaagcggtcatctcctgtggcgtctgcttcgaggctttccaggcgcccatcacccacctctccgaccccgtggacgtgtacaacgcctgggtcgatgcctgtgaggaggccaaccaagagcagccccagagaagcgcccctgaggccacc